In one Dermochelys coriacea isolate rDerCor1 chromosome 20, rDerCor1.pri.v4, whole genome shotgun sequence genomic region, the following are encoded:
- the LOC119845615 gene encoding zinc finger protein OZF-like isoform X3: MVVVVRWCVPNPDTISRMECREEPCVSILQDPSKRLNPRGACKADHQILSQTEEETPQREGTGKAERTGGDFSQQIQPGAGRNPVEQDHLDSTTALGAGENSTEWDLQDVTTRRSGEDISQQSLCGAGENPTERNLLDPLASRRPSACADCGKTFSLSSNLLRHRRAHLGQKPYRCVECGKAFAQSQHLLAHQRVHTGERPFLCTQCGKSFSQSQHLRTHWQTHAGQRPHQCPECGQSFSQTSNLLKHRRGHLGHKPFQCAQCGKGFGESSTLIRHQRTHTGERPYCCPACGKAFSQSSNLLKHQRTHTGERPYRCEQCGKAFGKSSAAILHQRTHTGERPYPCPQCGKRFSQRPHLAAHCRVHTGEKPFACPQCSRIFSQSATLSRHRRTHRQEGERAGEVPRPGGDRGAEKEAPCESSARRGECVAEEHQHGYSSL, from the exons atggtggtggtggtaag GTGGTGTGTTCCTAATCCTGACACGATCTCTCGCATGGAATGCAGGGAAGAACCCTGTGTCTCAATTCTCCAGGACCCCAGCAAACGGCTGAATCCAAGAGGTGCCTGCAAAGC AGATCACCAGATCCTGAGCCAAACTGAAGAGGAGACCCCACAGCGGGAGGGCACTGGGAAAGCAGAGAGAACTGGAGGGGACTTCTCGCAGCAGatccagcctggggcagggagaaacCCTGTGGAACAGGATCACCTTGACTCCACCACTGCACTG ggggctggggaaaaCTCCACAGAGTGGGATCTCCAAGATGTCACGACCAGGAGATCTGGAGAGGACATCTCCCAGCAGAGCttgtgtggggctggggaaaaCCCCACTGAGCGGAATCTCCTAGACCCACTGGCGTCCCGACGTCCCAGCGCCTGTGCCGACTGCGGGAAAACCTTCAGCCTGAGCTCGAATTTGCTGCGTCACCGTCGTGCCCACCTGGGTCAGAAGCCCTACCGGTGTGTTGAATGCGGCAAGGCCTTcgcccagagccagcacctcctGGCCCACCAGCGGGTGCACACGGGCGAGCGTCCCTTCCTCTGCACccagtgtgggaagagcttctcccagagccagcacctgcGCACCCATTGGCAGACCCACGCGGGCCAGCGGCCCCACCAGTGCCCCGAGTGTGGGCAGAGCTTCAGCCAGACCTCCAACCTCCTCAAACACCGCCGGGGCCACCTGGGCCACAAGCCTTTCCAGTGCGCCCAGTGTGGCAAAGGGTTCGGGGAGAGCTCCACCCTGATCCGCCACCAGCGCACCCACACTGGCGAGCGGCCCTACTGCTGCCCGGCCTGCGGCAAGGCTTTCAGCCAGAGCTCCAACCTCCTCAagcaccagcgcacccacaccgGCGAGCGGCCCTACCGCTGCGAGCAGTGCGGCAAGGCCTTCGGCAAGAGCTCCGCCGCCATCCTgcaccagcgcacccacaccgGCGAGCGGCCCTACCCCTGTCCCCAGTGCGGCAAGCGCTTCAGCCAGCGCCCCCACCTGGCCGCCCACTGCCGCGTCCACACCGGCGAGAAGCCCTTCGCCTGCCCCCAGTGCAGCCGCATCTTCAGCCAGAGCGCCACCCTGAGCCGGCACCGCCGCACGCACCGGCaggagggggagcgggcaggggagGTGCCCCGGCCGGGAGGCGACAGGGGGGCGGAGAAGGAGGCGCCGTGCGAGAGCAGTGCGCGGCGGGGGGAGTGCGTGGCCGAGGAGCACCAACAC GGCTACTCCAGCCTGTGA
- the LOC119845615 gene encoding zinc finger protein OZF-like isoform X1, with product MVVVVRWCVPNPDTISRMECREEPCVSILQDPSKRLNPRGACKADHQILSQTEEETPQREGTGKAERTGGDFSQQIQPGAGRNPVEQDHLDSTTALGAGENSTEWDLQDVTTRRSGEDISQQSLCGAGENPTERNLLDPLASRRPSACADCGKTFSLSSNLLRHRRAHLGQKPYRCVECGKAFAQSQHLLAHQRVHTGERPFLCTQCGKSFSQSQHLRTHWQTHAGQRPHQCPECGQSFSQTSNLLKHRRGHLGHKPFQCAQCGKGFGESSTLIRHQRTHTGERPYCCPACGKAFSQSSNLLKHQRTHTGERPYRCEQCGKAFGKSSAAILHQRTHTGERPYPCPQCGKRFSQRPHLAAHCRVHTGEKPFACPQCSRIFSQSATLSRHRRTHRQEGERAGEVPRPGGDRGAEKEAPCESSARRGECVAEEHQHGYSSL from the exons atggtggtggtggtaag GTGGTGTGTTCCTAATCCTGACACGATCTCTCGCATGGAATGCAGGGAAGAACCCTGTGTCTCAATTCTCCAGGACCCCAGCAAACGGCTGAATCCAAGAGGTGCCTGCAA AGCAGATCACCAGATCCTGAGCCAAACTGAAGAGGAGACCCCACAGCGGGAGGGCACTGGGAAAGCAGAGAGAACTGGAGGGGACTTCTCGCAGCAGatccagcctggggcagggagaaacCCTGTGGAACAGGATCACCTTGACTCCACCACTGCACTG ggggctggggaaaaCTCCACAGAGTGGGATCTCCAAGATGTCACGACCAGGAGATCTGGAGAGGACATCTCCCAGCAGAGCttgtgtggggctggggaaaaCCCCACTGAGCGGAATCTCCTAGACCCACTGGCGTCCCGACGTCCCAGCGCCTGTGCCGACTGCGGGAAAACCTTCAGCCTGAGCTCGAATTTGCTGCGTCACCGTCGTGCCCACCTGGGTCAGAAGCCCTACCGGTGTGTTGAATGCGGCAAGGCCTTcgcccagagccagcacctcctGGCCCACCAGCGGGTGCACACGGGCGAGCGTCCCTTCCTCTGCACccagtgtgggaagagcttctcccagagccagcacctgcGCACCCATTGGCAGACCCACGCGGGCCAGCGGCCCCACCAGTGCCCCGAGTGTGGGCAGAGCTTCAGCCAGACCTCCAACCTCCTCAAACACCGCCGGGGCCACCTGGGCCACAAGCCTTTCCAGTGCGCCCAGTGTGGCAAAGGGTTCGGGGAGAGCTCCACCCTGATCCGCCACCAGCGCACCCACACTGGCGAGCGGCCCTACTGCTGCCCGGCCTGCGGCAAGGCTTTCAGCCAGAGCTCCAACCTCCTCAagcaccagcgcacccacaccgGCGAGCGGCCCTACCGCTGCGAGCAGTGCGGCAAGGCCTTCGGCAAGAGCTCCGCCGCCATCCTgcaccagcgcacccacaccgGCGAGCGGCCCTACCCCTGTCCCCAGTGCGGCAAGCGCTTCAGCCAGCGCCCCCACCTGGCCGCCCACTGCCGCGTCCACACCGGCGAGAAGCCCTTCGCCTGCCCCCAGTGCAGCCGCATCTTCAGCCAGAGCGCCACCCTGAGCCGGCACCGCCGCACGCACCGGCaggagggggagcgggcaggggagGTGCCCCGGCCGGGAGGCGACAGGGGGGCGGAGAAGGAGGCGCCGTGCGAGAGCAGTGCGCGGCGGGGGGAGTGCGTGGCCGAGGAGCACCAACAC GGCTACTCCAGCCTGTGA
- the LOC119845615 gene encoding zinc finger protein OZF-like isoform X2, producing MVVVVRWCVPNPDTISRMECREEPCVSILQDPSKRLNPRGACKADHQILSQTEEETPQREGTGKAERTGGDFSQQIQPGAGRNPVEQDHLDSTTAQGAGENSTEWDLQDVTTRRSGEDISQQSLCGAGENPTERNLLDPLASRRPSACADCGKTFSLSSNLLRHRRAHLGQKPYRCVECGKAFAQSQHLLAHQRVHTGERPFLCTQCGKSFSQSQHLRTHWQTHAGQRPHQCPECGQSFSQTSNLLKHRRGHLGHKPFQCAQCGKGFGESSTLIRHQRTHTGERPYCCPACGKAFSQSSNLLKHQRTHTGERPYRCEQCGKAFGKSSAAILHQRTHTGERPYPCPQCGKRFSQRPHLAAHCRVHTGEKPFACPQCSRIFSQSATLSRHRRTHRQEGERAGEVPRPGGDRGAEKEAPCESSARRGECVAEEHQHGYSSL from the exons atggtggtggtggtaag GTGGTGTGTTCCTAATCCTGACACGATCTCTCGCATGGAATGCAGGGAAGAACCCTGTGTCTCAATTCTCCAGGACCCCAGCAAACGGCTGAATCCAAGAGGTGCCTGCAA AGCAGATCACCAGATCCTGAGCCAAACTGAAGAGGAGACCCCACAGCGGGAGGGCACTGGGAAAGCAGAGAGAACTGGAGGGGACTTCTCGCAGCAGatccagcctggggcagggagaaacCCTGTGGAACAGGATCACCTTGACTCCACCACTGCA cagggggctggggaaaaCTCCACAGAGTGGGATCTCCAAGATGTCACGACCAGGAGATCTGGAGAGGACATCTCCCAGCAGAGCttgtgtggggctggggaaaaCCCCACTGAGCGGAATCTCCTAGACCCACTGGCGTCCCGACGTCCCAGCGCCTGTGCCGACTGCGGGAAAACCTTCAGCCTGAGCTCGAATTTGCTGCGTCACCGTCGTGCCCACCTGGGTCAGAAGCCCTACCGGTGTGTTGAATGCGGCAAGGCCTTcgcccagagccagcacctcctGGCCCACCAGCGGGTGCACACGGGCGAGCGTCCCTTCCTCTGCACccagtgtgggaagagcttctcccagagccagcacctgcGCACCCATTGGCAGACCCACGCGGGCCAGCGGCCCCACCAGTGCCCCGAGTGTGGGCAGAGCTTCAGCCAGACCTCCAACCTCCTCAAACACCGCCGGGGCCACCTGGGCCACAAGCCTTTCCAGTGCGCCCAGTGTGGCAAAGGGTTCGGGGAGAGCTCCACCCTGATCCGCCACCAGCGCACCCACACTGGCGAGCGGCCCTACTGCTGCCCGGCCTGCGGCAAGGCTTTCAGCCAGAGCTCCAACCTCCTCAagcaccagcgcacccacaccgGCGAGCGGCCCTACCGCTGCGAGCAGTGCGGCAAGGCCTTCGGCAAGAGCTCCGCCGCCATCCTgcaccagcgcacccacaccgGCGAGCGGCCCTACCCCTGTCCCCAGTGCGGCAAGCGCTTCAGCCAGCGCCCCCACCTGGCCGCCCACTGCCGCGTCCACACCGGCGAGAAGCCCTTCGCCTGCCCCCAGTGCAGCCGCATCTTCAGCCAGAGCGCCACCCTGAGCCGGCACCGCCGCACGCACCGGCaggagggggagcgggcaggggagGTGCCCCGGCCGGGAGGCGACAGGGGGGCGGAGAAGGAGGCGCCGTGCGAGAGCAGTGCGCGGCGGGGGGAGTGCGTGGCCGAGGAGCACCAACAC GGCTACTCCAGCCTGTGA
- the LOC119845615 gene encoding zinc finger protein OZF-like isoform X4: MVVVVRWCVPNPDTISRMECREEPCVSILQDPSKRLNPRGACKDHQILSQTEEETPQREGTGKAERTGGDFSQQIQPGAGRNPVEQDHLDSTTALGAGENSTEWDLQDVTTRRSGEDISQQSLCGAGENPTERNLLDPLASRRPSACADCGKTFSLSSNLLRHRRAHLGQKPYRCVECGKAFAQSQHLLAHQRVHTGERPFLCTQCGKSFSQSQHLRTHWQTHAGQRPHQCPECGQSFSQTSNLLKHRRGHLGHKPFQCAQCGKGFGESSTLIRHQRTHTGERPYCCPACGKAFSQSSNLLKHQRTHTGERPYRCEQCGKAFGKSSAAILHQRTHTGERPYPCPQCGKRFSQRPHLAAHCRVHTGEKPFACPQCSRIFSQSATLSRHRRTHRQEGERAGEVPRPGGDRGAEKEAPCESSARRGECVAEEHQHGYSSL, translated from the exons atggtggtggtggtaag GTGGTGTGTTCCTAATCCTGACACGATCTCTCGCATGGAATGCAGGGAAGAACCCTGTGTCTCAATTCTCCAGGACCCCAGCAAACGGCTGAATCCAAGAGGTGCCTGCAA AGATCACCAGATCCTGAGCCAAACTGAAGAGGAGACCCCACAGCGGGAGGGCACTGGGAAAGCAGAGAGAACTGGAGGGGACTTCTCGCAGCAGatccagcctggggcagggagaaacCCTGTGGAACAGGATCACCTTGACTCCACCACTGCACTG ggggctggggaaaaCTCCACAGAGTGGGATCTCCAAGATGTCACGACCAGGAGATCTGGAGAGGACATCTCCCAGCAGAGCttgtgtggggctggggaaaaCCCCACTGAGCGGAATCTCCTAGACCCACTGGCGTCCCGACGTCCCAGCGCCTGTGCCGACTGCGGGAAAACCTTCAGCCTGAGCTCGAATTTGCTGCGTCACCGTCGTGCCCACCTGGGTCAGAAGCCCTACCGGTGTGTTGAATGCGGCAAGGCCTTcgcccagagccagcacctcctGGCCCACCAGCGGGTGCACACGGGCGAGCGTCCCTTCCTCTGCACccagtgtgggaagagcttctcccagagccagcacctgcGCACCCATTGGCAGACCCACGCGGGCCAGCGGCCCCACCAGTGCCCCGAGTGTGGGCAGAGCTTCAGCCAGACCTCCAACCTCCTCAAACACCGCCGGGGCCACCTGGGCCACAAGCCTTTCCAGTGCGCCCAGTGTGGCAAAGGGTTCGGGGAGAGCTCCACCCTGATCCGCCACCAGCGCACCCACACTGGCGAGCGGCCCTACTGCTGCCCGGCCTGCGGCAAGGCTTTCAGCCAGAGCTCCAACCTCCTCAagcaccagcgcacccacaccgGCGAGCGGCCCTACCGCTGCGAGCAGTGCGGCAAGGCCTTCGGCAAGAGCTCCGCCGCCATCCTgcaccagcgcacccacaccgGCGAGCGGCCCTACCCCTGTCCCCAGTGCGGCAAGCGCTTCAGCCAGCGCCCCCACCTGGCCGCCCACTGCCGCGTCCACACCGGCGAGAAGCCCTTCGCCTGCCCCCAGTGCAGCCGCATCTTCAGCCAGAGCGCCACCCTGAGCCGGCACCGCCGCACGCACCGGCaggagggggagcgggcaggggagGTGCCCCGGCCGGGAGGCGACAGGGGGGCGGAGAAGGAGGCGCCGTGCGAGAGCAGTGCGCGGCGGGGGGAGTGCGTGGCCGAGGAGCACCAACAC GGCTACTCCAGCCTGTGA
- the LOC119845615 gene encoding zinc finger protein OZF-like isoform X6 has translation MECREEPCVSILQDPSKRLNPRGACKDHQILSQTEEETPQREGTGKAERTGGDFSQQIQPGAGRNPVEQDHLDSTTALGAGENSTEWDLQDVTTRRSGEDISQQSLCGAGENPTERNLLDPLASRRPSACADCGKTFSLSSNLLRHRRAHLGQKPYRCVECGKAFAQSQHLLAHQRVHTGERPFLCTQCGKSFSQSQHLRTHWQTHAGQRPHQCPECGQSFSQTSNLLKHRRGHLGHKPFQCAQCGKGFGESSTLIRHQRTHTGERPYCCPACGKAFSQSSNLLKHQRTHTGERPYRCEQCGKAFGKSSAAILHQRTHTGERPYPCPQCGKRFSQRPHLAAHCRVHTGEKPFACPQCSRIFSQSATLSRHRRTHRQEGERAGEVPRPGGDRGAEKEAPCESSARRGECVAEEHQHGYSSL, from the exons ATGGAATGCAGGGAAGAACCCTGTGTCTCAATTCTCCAGGACCCCAGCAAACGGCTGAATCCAAGAGGTGCCTGCAA AGATCACCAGATCCTGAGCCAAACTGAAGAGGAGACCCCACAGCGGGAGGGCACTGGGAAAGCAGAGAGAACTGGAGGGGACTTCTCGCAGCAGatccagcctggggcagggagaaacCCTGTGGAACAGGATCACCTTGACTCCACCACTGCACTG ggggctggggaaaaCTCCACAGAGTGGGATCTCCAAGATGTCACGACCAGGAGATCTGGAGAGGACATCTCCCAGCAGAGCttgtgtggggctggggaaaaCCCCACTGAGCGGAATCTCCTAGACCCACTGGCGTCCCGACGTCCCAGCGCCTGTGCCGACTGCGGGAAAACCTTCAGCCTGAGCTCGAATTTGCTGCGTCACCGTCGTGCCCACCTGGGTCAGAAGCCCTACCGGTGTGTTGAATGCGGCAAGGCCTTcgcccagagccagcacctcctGGCCCACCAGCGGGTGCACACGGGCGAGCGTCCCTTCCTCTGCACccagtgtgggaagagcttctcccagagccagcacctgcGCACCCATTGGCAGACCCACGCGGGCCAGCGGCCCCACCAGTGCCCCGAGTGTGGGCAGAGCTTCAGCCAGACCTCCAACCTCCTCAAACACCGCCGGGGCCACCTGGGCCACAAGCCTTTCCAGTGCGCCCAGTGTGGCAAAGGGTTCGGGGAGAGCTCCACCCTGATCCGCCACCAGCGCACCCACACTGGCGAGCGGCCCTACTGCTGCCCGGCCTGCGGCAAGGCTTTCAGCCAGAGCTCCAACCTCCTCAagcaccagcgcacccacaccgGCGAGCGGCCCTACCGCTGCGAGCAGTGCGGCAAGGCCTTCGGCAAGAGCTCCGCCGCCATCCTgcaccagcgcacccacaccgGCGAGCGGCCCTACCCCTGTCCCCAGTGCGGCAAGCGCTTCAGCCAGCGCCCCCACCTGGCCGCCCACTGCCGCGTCCACACCGGCGAGAAGCCCTTCGCCTGCCCCCAGTGCAGCCGCATCTTCAGCCAGAGCGCCACCCTGAGCCGGCACCGCCGCACGCACCGGCaggagggggagcgggcaggggagGTGCCCCGGCCGGGAGGCGACAGGGGGGCGGAGAAGGAGGCGCCGTGCGAGAGCAGTGCGCGGCGGGGGGAGTGCGTGGCCGAGGAGCACCAACAC GGCTACTCCAGCCTGTGA
- the LOC119845615 gene encoding zinc finger protein OZF-like isoform X5, which produces MECREEPCVSILQDPSKRLNPRGACKADHQILSQTEEETPQREGTGKAERTGGDFSQQIQPGAGRNPVEQDHLDSTTALGAGENSTEWDLQDVTTRRSGEDISQQSLCGAGENPTERNLLDPLASRRPSACADCGKTFSLSSNLLRHRRAHLGQKPYRCVECGKAFAQSQHLLAHQRVHTGERPFLCTQCGKSFSQSQHLRTHWQTHAGQRPHQCPECGQSFSQTSNLLKHRRGHLGHKPFQCAQCGKGFGESSTLIRHQRTHTGERPYCCPACGKAFSQSSNLLKHQRTHTGERPYRCEQCGKAFGKSSAAILHQRTHTGERPYPCPQCGKRFSQRPHLAAHCRVHTGEKPFACPQCSRIFSQSATLSRHRRTHRQEGERAGEVPRPGGDRGAEKEAPCESSARRGECVAEEHQHGYSSL; this is translated from the exons ATGGAATGCAGGGAAGAACCCTGTGTCTCAATTCTCCAGGACCCCAGCAAACGGCTGAATCCAAGAGGTGCCTGCAA AGCAGATCACCAGATCCTGAGCCAAACTGAAGAGGAGACCCCACAGCGGGAGGGCACTGGGAAAGCAGAGAGAACTGGAGGGGACTTCTCGCAGCAGatccagcctggggcagggagaaacCCTGTGGAACAGGATCACCTTGACTCCACCACTGCACTG ggggctggggaaaaCTCCACAGAGTGGGATCTCCAAGATGTCACGACCAGGAGATCTGGAGAGGACATCTCCCAGCAGAGCttgtgtggggctggggaaaaCCCCACTGAGCGGAATCTCCTAGACCCACTGGCGTCCCGACGTCCCAGCGCCTGTGCCGACTGCGGGAAAACCTTCAGCCTGAGCTCGAATTTGCTGCGTCACCGTCGTGCCCACCTGGGTCAGAAGCCCTACCGGTGTGTTGAATGCGGCAAGGCCTTcgcccagagccagcacctcctGGCCCACCAGCGGGTGCACACGGGCGAGCGTCCCTTCCTCTGCACccagtgtgggaagagcttctcccagagccagcacctgcGCACCCATTGGCAGACCCACGCGGGCCAGCGGCCCCACCAGTGCCCCGAGTGTGGGCAGAGCTTCAGCCAGACCTCCAACCTCCTCAAACACCGCCGGGGCCACCTGGGCCACAAGCCTTTCCAGTGCGCCCAGTGTGGCAAAGGGTTCGGGGAGAGCTCCACCCTGATCCGCCACCAGCGCACCCACACTGGCGAGCGGCCCTACTGCTGCCCGGCCTGCGGCAAGGCTTTCAGCCAGAGCTCCAACCTCCTCAagcaccagcgcacccacaccgGCGAGCGGCCCTACCGCTGCGAGCAGTGCGGCAAGGCCTTCGGCAAGAGCTCCGCCGCCATCCTgcaccagcgcacccacaccgGCGAGCGGCCCTACCCCTGTCCCCAGTGCGGCAAGCGCTTCAGCCAGCGCCCCCACCTGGCCGCCCACTGCCGCGTCCACACCGGCGAGAAGCCCTTCGCCTGCCCCCAGTGCAGCCGCATCTTCAGCCAGAGCGCCACCCTGAGCCGGCACCGCCGCACGCACCGGCaggagggggagcgggcaggggagGTGCCCCGGCCGGGAGGCGACAGGGGGGCGGAGAAGGAGGCGCCGTGCGAGAGCAGTGCGCGGCGGGGGGAGTGCGTGGCCGAGGAGCACCAACAC GGCTACTCCAGCCTGTGA